Proteins encoded by one window of Kribbella flavida DSM 17836:
- a CDS encoding WhiB family transcriptional regulator, translating to MDWRHRAVCLDEDPELFFPIGNTGPAIMQIEEAKQVCRRCDVREQCLAWALEAGQDHGVWGGLSEDERRALKRRNARARIRTA from the coding sequence ATGGATTGGCGCCACCGGGCCGTTTGCCTCGATGAGGACCCGGAACTGTTTTTCCCCATCGGCAACACCGGGCCCGCGATCATGCAGATCGAGGAGGCCAAGCAGGTGTGCCGTCGTTGCGACGTGCGTGAGCAGTGCCTCGCCTGGGCACTCGAAGCCGGCCAGGACCATGGTGTCTGGGGCGGCCTCAGCGAGGACGAGCGCCGTGCGCTGAAGCGCCGGAACGCCCGGGCCCGCATCCGCACCGCCTGA
- a CDS encoding sensor histidine kinase — protein MPSLSDVVRNHTTLDQADLDRLQLLVSDWQMLADLSFADLVLWLPDTEGLGFWAGAQMRPTTGPTAYLDDIVGSFIPRDRRPLLDQAYDGGRICREGDPEWRDDVPVRVETIPVRRGSRVIAVIARNTNLLGVRTPSRLEIAYLQSATDLARMITDGIFPYGGERLLSTTPRVGDGCIRVDRHGMVTFASPNALSAYRRMGLVTDLVGSRLKDVSGELLHSGHKVDDVLASVLTGRAAKELEIENPEATLFLRAIPLRADGEHVGALILLRDVTELRSRERELVTKEATIREIHHRVKNNLQTVAALLRMQARRITVPEGQAALAEAVRRVGSIAIVHETLSESFDEHVDFDDVADRVAAMVADVSTVATQIATRRTGSFGVLDSEVATPLAMVLTELMQNSVEHAFGARTGEDATGTITLEAQRSVGRLRVVIADDGRGLPEGFDSETSGNLGLSIVRTLVLGELDGVLDFQPRTDGPGTTVVLDIPVKD, from the coding sequence GTGCCCTCTCTGAGTGACGTGGTGCGCAACCACACGACCCTGGACCAGGCGGACCTGGACCGGCTGCAGCTGCTGGTGTCCGACTGGCAGATGCTGGCCGACCTGTCCTTCGCCGACCTGGTGCTCTGGCTGCCCGACACCGAAGGGCTGGGTTTCTGGGCCGGCGCGCAGATGCGCCCCACCACCGGACCCACGGCGTACCTGGACGACATCGTGGGCAGCTTCATCCCACGCGACCGGCGGCCGCTGCTCGACCAGGCCTACGACGGCGGCCGGATCTGCCGCGAGGGCGATCCGGAGTGGCGCGACGACGTCCCGGTCCGGGTGGAGACGATCCCGGTCCGGCGCGGCAGCCGGGTGATCGCGGTGATCGCCCGCAACACCAACCTGCTCGGCGTCCGGACCCCGTCGCGGCTGGAGATCGCCTACCTGCAGAGCGCGACCGACCTGGCCCGGATGATCACCGACGGCATCTTCCCGTACGGCGGGGAGCGGCTGCTGTCCACCACGCCCCGGGTCGGGGACGGCTGCATCCGGGTCGATCGGCACGGAATGGTGACGTTCGCCAGCCCCAACGCGTTGTCCGCGTACCGGCGGATGGGCCTGGTCACCGATCTGGTCGGCAGCCGGCTCAAGGACGTCTCCGGCGAGCTGCTGCACTCCGGGCACAAGGTCGACGACGTGCTCGCCTCGGTGCTGACCGGCCGGGCCGCCAAGGAGCTGGAGATCGAGAACCCGGAGGCGACGCTGTTCCTGCGGGCGATCCCGCTGCGCGCCGACGGCGAGCACGTGGGCGCGCTGATCCTGCTGCGCGACGTGACGGAACTGCGCAGCCGGGAGCGGGAGCTGGTCACCAAGGAGGCGACCATCCGGGAGATTCACCATCGCGTCAAGAACAACTTGCAGACCGTCGCGGCGTTACTGCGAATGCAGGCCCGCCGGATCACCGTGCCGGAAGGGCAGGCGGCGCTGGCCGAGGCGGTCCGCCGGGTCGGGTCGATCGCGATCGTGCACGAGACGCTGTCGGAGTCGTTCGACGAGCACGTGGACTTCGACGACGTCGCGGACCGGGTGGCCGCGATGGTGGCCGACGTGTCGACAGTGGCCACCCAGATCGCGACCCGGCGAACCGGCAGCTTCGGCGTACTCGACTCCGAGGTCGCGACGCCGCTGGCGATGGTGCTGACCGAGTTGATGCAGAACTCCGTGGAGCACGCGTTCGGCGCGCGCACGGGGGAGGATGCGACCGGAACGATCACGCTGGAGGCGCAGCGGTCGGTCGGCCGGCTGCGCGTGGTGATCGCCGACGACGGCCGGGGCCTGCCCGAGGGCTTCGACTCCGAGACATCGGGCAATCTCGGGCTGTCGATCGTGCGCACCCTGGTGCTGGGCGAGCTGGACGGCGTACTCGACTTCCAGCCGCGGACCGACGGTCCCGGCACGACGGTGGTGCTGGACATCCCGGTCAAGGACTGA
- a CDS encoding DUF2785 domain-containing protein, with product MESTSYWQDVMAADYAVPHDRALTDLTEELVRGLASTNPQIRDALAYPTLATWLERGVYDDLLPGFGDGLCAGLAYGLGEDGTDTVFRRSFTALTLAEVIHRDNAEFLVHDEVVMRWGDRLATWLLRERDLRGYVADCGWAHAVAHGADAIGALARSRHCDAGVLRALLDVLADRIVKDTPYRWVHEEHDRVAHAVMTILHRNMLSSDELERWLKPIAATAAQQPIMHETLPEWPTPNVFNARGVLHVLLSQLAIGVKGFPIPGDDDLFGRPIEARADLLLMVTEAVRSSQPYIYRPAPAPS from the coding sequence GTGGAGTCGACGTCGTACTGGCAGGACGTGATGGCCGCGGACTACGCGGTACCGCACGACCGTGCGCTGACCGACCTCACCGAGGAGCTCGTCCGCGGGCTGGCCAGTACCAATCCGCAGATCCGGGACGCCCTGGCGTACCCGACCCTGGCGACCTGGCTCGAGCGCGGCGTGTACGACGACCTGCTGCCCGGCTTCGGTGACGGGCTCTGCGCCGGGCTGGCCTACGGGCTCGGCGAGGACGGCACCGACACGGTGTTCCGGCGCTCGTTCACCGCGCTCACGCTGGCCGAGGTGATCCACCGCGACAACGCCGAGTTCCTGGTGCACGACGAGGTGGTGATGCGCTGGGGCGACCGACTGGCCACCTGGCTGCTGCGCGAACGCGACCTGCGCGGGTACGTCGCGGACTGCGGCTGGGCGCACGCGGTCGCGCACGGCGCCGACGCGATCGGAGCCCTGGCCCGGTCCCGGCACTGCGACGCGGGCGTCCTGCGGGCCCTGCTGGACGTGCTGGCGGACCGGATCGTCAAGGACACGCCGTACCGCTGGGTGCACGAGGAGCACGACCGGGTCGCGCACGCGGTGATGACGATTCTGCACCGCAACATGCTGAGCAGCGACGAGCTGGAGCGCTGGCTGAAGCCGATCGCTGCCACCGCCGCGCAGCAGCCGATCATGCACGAGACGCTGCCGGAGTGGCCGACCCCCAACGTCTTCAACGCCCGCGGCGTGCTGCACGTGCTGCTGAGCCAGCTGGCGATCGGGGTGAAGGGTTTCCCGATCCCCGGCGACGACGACCTGTTCGGACGGCCGATCGAGGCCCGCGCCGACCTGCTGCTGATGGTCACCGAGGCAGTCCGCTCGTCCCAGCCGTACATCTACCGCCCGGCACCCGCCCCGAGCTGA
- a CDS encoding endonuclease/exonuclease/phosphatase family protein encodes MDNETAWRVRGVVLSTLFLLMVAVPLYPELFGLDEVTPFPQLVAFRPQLLALVLLLALLMLLRRSWRLASALVVLLVLTGGALMVPRVASDPEPPAPGSRAMTIMVANVLGGAADPAEVAHLIRAHRPDLVSLPEAQVEIRQKIQAELGGLGYNGYTVQANSAVESATSVLVSATLGKVTFGADTLDPGRVNAALPSAEPATGDPRPGRAGVVEQTTTRFGHIVVTGGTLGDLRLIAYHGFPPLPPEVTTWKQDLDVLRTWCAGDVPTIVAGDFNATTDHADFRDALGRNCRSVGPAVGEGLNGTWPADRPALFRTVIDHVVTGPGVEPSRLRTYHLQGSDHRAVIATVAVRRQD; translated from the coding sequence ATGGACAACGAAACCGCTTGGCGGGTCCGGGGCGTCGTGCTGTCGACGCTGTTCCTGCTGATGGTTGCCGTCCCGCTCTATCCCGAGCTGTTCGGCCTGGACGAGGTCACGCCGTTCCCCCAGCTGGTCGCGTTCCGTCCGCAGCTGCTCGCGCTGGTCCTGCTGCTCGCGCTGCTGATGCTGCTGCGCCGGAGCTGGCGGCTGGCCTCGGCCCTGGTCGTCCTGCTGGTGCTCACCGGCGGCGCGCTGATGGTGCCGCGGGTGGCGTCCGACCCGGAGCCGCCGGCCCCCGGCTCCCGGGCGATGACGATCATGGTCGCGAACGTGCTCGGCGGTGCGGCCGATCCGGCCGAGGTGGCACACCTGATCCGGGCCCACCGGCCCGACCTGGTGTCGTTGCCGGAGGCCCAGGTCGAGATCCGGCAGAAGATCCAGGCCGAGCTCGGCGGCCTCGGTTACAACGGGTACACGGTGCAGGCCAACTCCGCGGTGGAGAGCGCGACCAGCGTGCTGGTGTCGGCCACGCTCGGCAAGGTCACCTTCGGCGCGGACACCCTCGACCCCGGCCGGGTGAACGCCGCGCTGCCGTCGGCCGAACCGGCGACCGGTGATCCGCGGCCGGGCCGGGCCGGGGTGGTCGAGCAGACCACCACCCGGTTCGGGCACATCGTCGTCACCGGCGGCACGCTCGGCGACCTCCGGCTGATCGCGTACCACGGCTTTCCGCCGCTGCCGCCGGAGGTGACCACCTGGAAGCAGGACCTCGACGTACTGCGGACGTGGTGTGCCGGCGACGTACCGACGATCGTGGCCGGCGACTTCAACGCCACCACCGACCACGCCGACTTCCGGGACGCGCTCGGGCGGAACTGCCGCAGCGTCGGGCCCGCCGTGGGGGAGGGGCTCAACGGCACCTGGCCGGCGGACCGGCCGGCGCTGTTCCGGACCGTGATCGACCACGTCGTCACAGGGCCGGGCGTCGAACCGAGCCGGCTGCGCACCTACCACCTGCAGGGCTCGGACCACCGCGCGGTGATCGCGACGGTCGCCGTCCGTCGGCAGGACTGA
- a CDS encoding DUF3311 domain-containing protein yields MSKLSAVSPAYWIAGVLLAASVVVPLLVSTYAREEPRLWGFPFFYWYQLLWVFISAITVSISYQLVIRQERKRRAAEGLDGVKEGDR; encoded by the coding sequence GTGTCCAAGCTGTCCGCGGTGAGCCCCGCGTACTGGATCGCCGGAGTTCTGCTGGCGGCCTCAGTCGTGGTGCCACTCCTGGTCTCCACCTATGCCAGGGAAGAACCCCGGCTGTGGGGATTCCCGTTCTTCTACTGGTACCAGCTGCTCTGGGTGTTCATCTCGGCGATCACCGTCAGCATCTCCTACCAGCTGGTGATCCGGCAGGAACGCAAACGTCGTGCCGCCGAGGGCCTCGACGGAGTCAAGGAGGGCGACCGGTGA
- the mctP gene encoding monocarboxylate uptake permease MctP yields the protein MNDVDWVQLSIVVLIFGAVTVMGFMAARWRRTGELDSLDEWGLGGRGFGTFITWFLLGGDLYTAYTFIAVPAAMYATGAVSGFFAVPYTIVVYPIIFVFMARLWSVSHRNGYVTPADFVGGRYGSRALSLAVAVTGILATMPYIALQLVGMQAVFETMGLGGDNLLAKDLPLLIAFAVLAAYTYSSGLRAPAMIAFVKDGLIYLVIGAAILYLPGQLGGWDSIFDAAKAKMETPSPTTGKPTGAFVPGEAGYSAYWTLALGSALALFMYPHSVTAVLSTKNRNVVRRNAAILPAYSLLLGLLALLGFMAIKANVDIKGLDGLANPQLAIPRLFDQEFPAWFAGIAFAAIAVGALVPAAIMSIAAANLFTRNIYRDFLKRDATPAQEAKVSKLASLLVKFGALVFVLGMDKTISLNLQLLGGIWILQTFPAIVVGLFTRWFHHWALLAGWAVGMVWGTITAYNVVNPATGKHFGGSLAMVPFTDTQVYIGLTAFGINLIVVVALTLLLRALKVAEGKDFTHKTDYLADAGDPGVKDLEELLDEGGTGPAAAKP from the coding sequence GTGAACGACGTCGACTGGGTCCAGCTGAGCATCGTGGTGCTGATTTTCGGCGCCGTCACGGTGATGGGCTTCATGGCCGCGCGGTGGCGCCGGACCGGAGAGCTGGACAGCCTGGACGAGTGGGGCCTGGGCGGACGGGGCTTCGGCACCTTCATCACCTGGTTCCTGCTCGGCGGCGACCTCTACACGGCGTACACGTTCATCGCGGTACCGGCCGCGATGTACGCGACCGGGGCGGTCAGCGGGTTCTTCGCCGTCCCCTACACCATCGTCGTCTACCCGATCATCTTCGTCTTCATGGCGCGGCTGTGGTCCGTGTCGCACCGCAACGGCTACGTGACCCCGGCGGACTTCGTCGGCGGGCGCTACGGCAGCCGCGCGCTGTCCCTGGCGGTGGCGGTCACCGGCATCCTCGCGACGATGCCGTACATCGCGCTGCAGCTGGTCGGCATGCAGGCCGTCTTCGAGACGATGGGGCTCGGCGGCGACAACCTGCTGGCCAAGGACCTGCCGCTGCTGATCGCGTTCGCGGTCCTGGCGGCGTACACGTACTCGTCGGGTCTGCGCGCGCCGGCGATGATCGCGTTCGTCAAGGACGGCCTGATCTACCTGGTGATCGGCGCCGCGATCCTCTACCTGCCGGGCCAGCTCGGCGGCTGGGACAGCATCTTCGACGCCGCGAAGGCCAAGATGGAGACACCGTCGCCGACCACCGGCAAGCCGACCGGGGCGTTCGTCCCGGGCGAGGCCGGCTACTCGGCGTACTGGACGCTGGCGCTGGGTTCGGCGCTCGCGCTGTTCATGTACCCGCACTCGGTGACCGCGGTGCTGTCGACGAAGAACCGCAACGTCGTCCGCCGGAACGCGGCGATCCTGCCGGCGTACTCGCTGCTGCTGGGACTGCTCGCCCTGCTCGGCTTCATGGCGATCAAGGCGAACGTCGACATCAAGGGCCTGGACGGGCTGGCCAACCCGCAGCTGGCGATCCCGCGGCTGTTCGACCAGGAGTTCCCGGCCTGGTTCGCCGGCATCGCGTTCGCGGCGATCGCGGTCGGCGCGCTGGTGCCGGCGGCGATCATGTCGATCGCGGCGGCGAACCTGTTCACCCGCAACATCTACCGCGACTTCCTGAAGCGGGACGCGACGCCGGCCCAGGAGGCGAAGGTGTCGAAGCTGGCGTCGCTGCTGGTGAAGTTCGGCGCGCTGGTCTTCGTGCTCGGGATGGACAAGACGATCTCGCTGAACCTGCAGCTGCTGGGCGGGATCTGGATCCTGCAGACCTTCCCGGCGATCGTGGTCGGCCTGTTCACCCGGTGGTTCCACCACTGGGCGCTGCTGGCCGGCTGGGCGGTCGGCATGGTCTGGGGCACGATCACGGCGTACAACGTGGTGAACCCGGCGACCGGCAAGCACTTCGGCGGCTCGCTGGCGATGGTGCCGTTCACCGACACCCAGGTCTACATCGGCCTGACGGCGTTCGGCATCAACCTGATCGTGGTGGTCGCGCTGACCCTGCTCCTGCGCGCGCTGAAGGTCGCGGAGGGCAAGGACTTCACGCACAAGACCGATTACCTGGCCGACGCCGGGGACCCGGGCGTGAAGGACCTGGAGGAGCTGCTTGACGAGGGCGGGACCGGCCCGGCGGCCGCGAAACCCTGA
- a CDS encoding DUF5317 domain-containing protein: MLLVLLVMVLAAGVAMLTGGRLTSLADNSLSGLHWLAAAATGQLLGSVAGGIAYPVGLVASAVCIAVFLRRNLRLPGVALLALGFAANALVVALNGAMPVSRTALARAGLDSFSHSPRHEVSGPDTVLPWLGDVVPVALPWVGQAVSPGDVLIAAGAGLLLYAGLGGTGHIPADSAPPWHALEAKTSSNHPAQ, encoded by the coding sequence GTGTTGCTGGTTCTCCTCGTGATGGTGCTGGCTGCCGGAGTGGCGATGCTCACCGGCGGCCGCCTCACGTCGCTGGCCGACAACAGCCTCTCCGGCCTGCACTGGCTCGCCGCGGCCGCGACCGGCCAGCTGCTCGGCTCGGTCGCCGGCGGGATCGCCTACCCGGTCGGCCTGGTCGCCTCAGCGGTCTGCATCGCCGTCTTCCTGCGGCGCAACCTGCGCCTGCCCGGCGTCGCCCTGCTGGCCCTCGGTTTCGCCGCCAACGCCCTCGTGGTCGCCCTCAACGGCGCGATGCCGGTCTCCCGGACCGCCCTGGCCCGCGCCGGCCTCGACTCCTTCAGCCACAGCCCCCGGCACGAGGTGTCCGGTCCGGACACGGTGCTCCCGTGGCTTGGCGACGTCGTACCGGTCGCGCTGCCATGGGTCGGCCAGGCCGTCAGCCCCGGCGACGTCCTCATCGCCGCCGGCGCCGGTCTGCTCCTGTACGCCGGCCTGGGCGGCACCGGCCACATCCCAGCCGACTCCGCGCCACCCTGGCACGCCCTAGAAGCGAAAACCTCGTCCAACCACCCGGCGCAGTGA
- a CDS encoding HD-GYP domain-containing protein, whose protein sequence is MGSGVVIVLAGGCLGLTAVLITMGRGLSEWPVALAFGFLIAVGEMVQFRVDRSRNRAPIATSAALGYAMLRGPSVDVPPEVAQVIAVTAVATLAGILPRAVAGLWWDVVVSCRRLISVACAAVVFAAVTSPSLSWNGTWQHALPLALAMLLSVLTAAGVDALVGAGQATEQDNRPFPAALRDELAVVGRIGMAMAIGGVLLAAGTSVLGLWAPPLVLVPLLLTQFAFRRYASAQRTYRTTVRSMARSTEIAGFSTPGQNARTASLAVALGNDLGLTPSRMEALEYAALLSGVGQLALADPSPGGASLLRSREERQRAAEIGASVIERSGVLDHVAEIVRHSNDPYRHGRANNSKIPVESGIVNVALAYEQLVGEGTGQSPEKAMESIGLGIGAEYDPVVVESLRRVVGRGFRF, encoded by the coding sequence ATGGGCAGTGGTGTGGTCATTGTGCTGGCCGGCGGATGCCTTGGCCTGACCGCCGTTCTGATCACCATGGGACGTGGCCTCAGCGAGTGGCCGGTGGCGCTCGCCTTCGGTTTCCTGATCGCGGTCGGTGAGATGGTCCAGTTCCGGGTCGACCGCAGCCGCAACCGCGCGCCGATCGCCACCAGCGCCGCGCTGGGATACGCGATGCTGCGGGGGCCGTCGGTCGATGTGCCGCCCGAGGTCGCCCAGGTGATCGCAGTCACCGCTGTCGCCACACTGGCCGGCATCCTGCCCCGGGCCGTGGCCGGGCTCTGGTGGGACGTCGTGGTCTCCTGCCGACGGCTGATCTCGGTGGCCTGCGCGGCCGTCGTCTTCGCCGCTGTCACCTCGCCCTCCTTGTCCTGGAACGGCACGTGGCAGCACGCCCTGCCGCTGGCACTGGCCATGCTGTTGAGTGTGCTGACAGCTGCCGGCGTGGACGCGCTGGTCGGCGCCGGCCAGGCGACGGAGCAGGACAACCGTCCCTTCCCGGCCGCCCTTCGGGACGAGTTGGCCGTCGTGGGCCGGATCGGGATGGCCATGGCGATCGGCGGCGTGCTGCTGGCCGCCGGAACGTCCGTGCTCGGCTTGTGGGCGCCGCCGCTGGTCCTGGTTCCGTTGTTACTGACCCAGTTCGCCTTCCGGCGGTACGCGTCCGCGCAGCGCACGTACCGGACGACGGTGCGGTCGATGGCGCGCAGTACGGAGATCGCGGGGTTCAGCACACCGGGGCAGAACGCCCGGACCGCCAGTCTCGCGGTGGCACTCGGCAATGACCTGGGGCTGACCCCGAGCCGCATGGAGGCGCTCGAGTACGCCGCGTTGTTGTCCGGCGTGGGGCAGTTGGCGCTGGCGGATCCCAGTCCTGGTGGGGCCTCGTTGTTGCGGAGCCGGGAGGAGCGGCAGCGGGCGGCGGAGATCGGGGCTTCGGTGATCGAGCGGTCGGGGGTGCTGGATCACGTGGCCGAGATCGTGCGGCACTCCAACGACCCGTACCGGCACGGGCGGGCGAACAACTCGAAGATTCCGGTGGAGAGCGGGATCGTCAACGTCGCGCTGGCCTACGAGCAGCTGGTGGGGGAGGGCACGGGGCAGAGTCCGGAGAAGGCGATGGAGTCGATCGGGCTCGGGATCGGGGCGGAGTACGACCCGGTGGTGGTGGAGTCACTGCGCCGGGTGGTTGGACGAGGTTTTCGCTTCTAG
- a CDS encoding HD-GYP domain-containing protein, with amino-acid sequence MCVLMLIGGMLRFSVGAAYLASLDSVVIVTVYVMAGPWAAVVAAGVGYLPQIRRQLPLVKRFFNGAQRVLAVGAGGVAYSLADGPTGEQVLNHAPEAILAATLATVAQHVVNAGLVCLVMWLDRKARPIEFLKQVVVPTFLPMVGYGFLGLLLAVVWLGGLGPLAGLLVLVPLLVARWALSQYEAEKTAQAATMRAFIQVIETKDLYTRGHSERVSEGVGMLGRYLRLSENRQAALEHAGLLHDVGKVGVPTSIIRKPGRLDDSEMDAIRLHPARGVELIGNIPFLEEVKSAVLHHHEKYDGSGYPAGLSGTNIPYFARIIGIVDAFDCLTSTRSYRPARSVEETLAILEQDRYSHFDPDLVDAFIKVIRTQGWKSVAADQPAPDASVEASIDHDDLSLGTGGGATGSAAGPQ; translated from the coding sequence GTGTGCGTTCTGATGCTGATCGGCGGCATGTTGCGCTTTTCGGTCGGCGCGGCGTACCTGGCGTCTCTGGACTCGGTGGTCATCGTCACCGTGTACGTCATGGCCGGTCCGTGGGCCGCCGTCGTCGCCGCGGGCGTCGGTTATCTTCCGCAGATCCGCCGTCAGCTGCCCTTGGTGAAACGCTTCTTCAACGGGGCCCAACGAGTGCTTGCCGTCGGAGCCGGCGGCGTGGCCTACTCGCTCGCCGACGGGCCTACCGGCGAGCAGGTTCTGAACCACGCGCCGGAGGCGATTCTCGCGGCGACCCTGGCCACGGTTGCCCAGCACGTGGTCAACGCGGGCCTCGTGTGTCTGGTCATGTGGCTGGATCGCAAGGCGCGACCGATCGAGTTCCTGAAGCAGGTGGTGGTTCCCACCTTCCTCCCGATGGTCGGCTACGGATTCCTCGGGCTGCTGCTGGCCGTTGTCTGGCTTGGCGGGTTGGGCCCGCTAGCGGGCCTGCTCGTCCTGGTGCCGCTCCTGGTGGCCCGATGGGCTTTGTCGCAGTACGAGGCCGAGAAGACGGCCCAAGCCGCGACGATGCGCGCGTTCATCCAGGTGATCGAGACCAAGGACCTCTACACCCGTGGTCACTCCGAGCGGGTGAGCGAGGGCGTCGGCATGCTCGGCCGCTACCTGCGGCTCAGCGAGAACCGCCAGGCGGCGCTGGAGCACGCCGGGCTGCTGCACGACGTCGGCAAGGTCGGGGTGCCGACCAGCATCATCCGCAAACCCGGACGGCTGGACGACTCGGAGATGGACGCGATCCGGCTCCACCCGGCGCGGGGTGTCGAGCTGATCGGCAACATCCCCTTCCTCGAAGAAGTGAAGTCCGCCGTTCTGCACCATCACGAGAAGTACGACGGCAGCGGCTACCCAGCGGGTCTGAGCGGAACCAACATCCCGTACTTCGCTCGGATCATCGGTATCGTCGACGCGTTCGACTGCCTGACCTCGACCAGGTCGTACCGGCCCGCCCGCAGTGTGGAGGAGACGTTGGCCATCCTGGAGCAGGATCGCTACTCACACTTCGACCCGGACCTGGTCGACGCCTTCATCAAGGTGATCCGGACGCAGGGCTGGAAGTCCGTCGCCGCCGACCAGCCCGCCCCGGACGCCAGCGTCGAGGCAAGCATCGACCACGACGACCTCAGCCTGGGAACCGGAGGCGGCGCCACCGGGTCCGCTGCCGGTCCGCAGTGA
- a CDS encoding 50S ribosomal protein bL37: MGKTGRKRRARKKKGANHGKRPNA; encoded by the coding sequence ATGGGCAAGACCGGCCGTAAGCGCCGTGCACGCAAGAAGAAGGGCGCCAACCACGGTAAGCGCCCGAACGCCTGA